The Clostridiaceae bacterium HFYG-1003 genome includes a window with the following:
- a CDS encoding glycogen/starch/alpha-glucan phosphorylase, producing the protein MQLTTQQFKDDFKRTLLRKFPVELEEASDYELFQTLGSLVKEYQAENWSKTQKKYKQYKEKQAYYFSIEFLLGRLLGSNLLNLGIRETAKAGLRELGLDLEKIEAYEVDPGLGNGGLGRLAACFMDSMASSGIPGSGMGIRYKYGLFRQKFVNGYQVELPENWLRDGNVWEYRRSDEALTVKFYGDAWMEPQADGSLKCHHNGYEEVLAVPYDTAMIGYENKTVNSLRLWSAEEPYLATGSVSTDLTGFHSGLERKRSIEAISEALYPDDSNYEGRLLRLKQEYFFVSAGVQDIIRRFKELGEPIHTIHEFVAIHINDTHPALCIPEFMRILLDEEKLEWEDAWAITQKTMSYTNHTIMSEALEKWPLDMMKNLLPRIYLVIEAIDQRMRRKILQKTKDPVLVDSMAVIGNGQVRMAHMAIFGSHSINGVAKLHTDILTKQELKDFYKLYPYKFNNKTNGIAHRRWLMLANEELSELLDDTIGTSWRRNPSDLKLFKEYKRNSQVQEEVEKIKHHNKERLARFILSANQIQVDPSSIFDVHIKRLHAYKRQLLNAMHILHLYHEILENPNFTMQPRTFLFAAKAAPGYFYAKQIIKFINSLAKQINHDPRVKGLIKVVFLENYGVTLAEKIIPATEVSEQISTTTKEASGTSNMKFMMNGAVTLATLDGANVEILREVGDPNIVIFGLNEHEVLDYYRNGGYVARDIYNSNSNVKRVLDSLTNGFIPGIQTEGWDIFRSLVDYNDEYFLLKDFDSYVEAQAKINNLYKDRFVWNKMSIENISSSGAFSADNTVRQYAVGIWGTRSYER; encoded by the coding sequence ATGCAATTAACGACACAACAGTTCAAAGATGACTTCAAGCGGACACTGTTGAGAAAATTCCCAGTGGAGCTGGAAGAGGCTTCAGATTATGAGCTGTTCCAGACCTTGGGATCCCTGGTCAAGGAGTACCAGGCAGAGAACTGGTCGAAAACACAGAAAAAGTACAAGCAATATAAAGAAAAGCAGGCCTACTATTTTTCCATCGAGTTTCTCCTGGGACGACTTTTGGGCAGCAACCTGCTTAACTTAGGTATCCGGGAAACCGCTAAGGCGGGACTGCGGGAACTGGGACTGGATCTGGAGAAGATCGAGGCCTATGAAGTGGACCCCGGCCTGGGCAATGGGGGATTGGGCCGACTGGCAGCCTGTTTTATGGATTCCATGGCATCCTCGGGAATTCCGGGATCCGGCATGGGAATCCGTTATAAATACGGACTGTTCCGGCAGAAGTTCGTGAATGGCTATCAGGTCGAGCTGCCTGAAAATTGGCTGCGGGACGGCAATGTCTGGGAATATCGGCGATCGGATGAAGCGCTGACCGTGAAATTCTACGGCGATGCCTGGATGGAACCTCAGGCGGACGGATCCCTCAAATGCCATCACAATGGTTATGAGGAAGTTCTGGCAGTACCCTATGATACGGCCATGATCGGATATGAGAATAAAACCGTAAATTCACTGCGGCTCTGGTCCGCGGAAGAACCCTATCTGGCCACCGGCTCGGTTTCGACCGATCTGACCGGTTTTCATTCCGGACTGGAACGCAAACGGAGCATTGAAGCAATATCCGAAGCCCTTTATCCGGATGATTCCAATTACGAAGGACGTCTGCTGCGGTTGAAACAGGAATATTTCTTTGTGTCAGCCGGTGTTCAGGATATCATCCGGCGATTTAAGGAATTGGGCGAACCCATTCATACCATCCATGAATTTGTGGCGATCCACATCAATGACACCCATCCGGCCCTGTGCATTCCTGAATTCATGAGAATTCTGCTGGATGAGGAGAAGCTGGAGTGGGAAGACGCCTGGGCAATTACCCAGAAAACCATGAGTTACACCAATCACACGATCATGTCCGAAGCATTGGAAAAGTGGCCGCTGGACATGATGAAGAATCTGCTTCCGCGGATCTATCTGGTTATTGAAGCCATTGATCAGAGAATGCGCCGCAAGATTTTGCAGAAGACAAAGGACCCGGTTCTGGTAGATTCCATGGCGGTAATCGGAAATGGACAGGTCCGGATGGCTCACATGGCCATTTTCGGTAGCCACTCCATTAACGGTGTCGCCAAGCTTCATACCGATATACTGACGAAGCAGGAATTGAAAGATTTTTATAAGCTGTATCCCTACAAGTTCAATAACAAGACAAATGGCATCGCGCACCGGCGCTGGCTGATGCTGGCCAACGAAGAGCTTTCCGAACTCCTCGATGATACCATTGGCACATCCTGGCGGCGCAACCCCTCCGATCTGAAATTGTTCAAGGAATACAAGCGCAATTCTCAAGTCCAGGAAGAAGTGGAGAAAATCAAGCACCACAACAAGGAACGCCTGGCCCGCTTCATTTTGTCAGCCAACCAGATTCAGGTGGATCCGTCCTCCATTTTTGATGTCCATATTAAGCGGCTTCATGCCTACAAACGGCAGCTGCTCAATGCGATGCATATCCTGCACCTGTATCATGAGATCCTGGAGAATCCAAATTTCACCATGCAGCCCAGGACGTTTCTGTTTGCGGCCAAGGCAGCCCCGGGATATTTCTACGCCAAGCAGATCATTAAGTTCATCAACAGCCTGGCGAAGCAGATTAATCACGATCCGAGGGTGAAAGGCCTGATTAAAGTCGTCTTCCTGGAAAACTACGGCGTGACTCTGGCGGAAAAAATCATTCCGGCAACGGAAGTCTCCGAACAGATCTCCACAACCACGAAGGAAGCCTCGGGCACCTCCAACATGAAGTTCATGATGAACGGAGCTGTCACGCTGGCAACGCTGGACGGAGCCAACGTTGAAATTCTGCGGGAAGTAGGGGACCCCAACATCGTGATTTTCGGACTCAATGAGCACGAAGTCCTGGATTATTACCGCAATGGCGGCTATGTCGCCCGAGATATCTACAATTCCAATTCGAATGTCAAACGAGTGCTGGATTCCTTAACCAACGGGTTTATTCCCGGAATCCAGACGGAAGGCTGGGATATTTTCCGCTCCCTGGTGGATTACAACGATGAGTATTTCCTGCTGAAGGATTTCGATTCCTATGTCGAAGCCCAGGCTAAAATCAACAACCTTTATAAGGACCGGTTCGTCTGGAACAAGATGTCCATTGAAAACATCTCTTCCTCCGGCGCGTTTTCCGCGGACAATACGGTCCGTCAGTATGCGGTGGGAATCTGGGGAACCAGAAGCTATGAACGATAG
- the glgA gene encoding glycogen synthase GlgA, protein MKVLFVTSECHPFIKTGGLGDVAWSLPRALKEEGIEVAVILPKYTQIPSRYRDKMKHVAHFTVNVSYRQQYCGVESLKIDGITYYFIDSMYYFDREGTYGYIDDGERFSFFSQAVIEAMEKISFIPDVLHCNDWHTAIIPLLLKVKYSWIQAYQDIKTVLTIHNLKFQGIFPFEALGDLLSVGDSVMVDTGVEYYGNVNYMKGGINYADWVTTVSPTYAREIKYPFYGEGLHGLMSRIDSKLTGILNGIDTKINDPSTDQFIPFNYSLKDLSGKKLCKRALQDELGLPQKEVPLIGIISRLTDQKGFDILAKGLEELLNQELQMVVVGTGERKYEDMFNYFAFQYPEKISSQIKFDLGLAQRVYAGCDMILVPSQFEPCGLTQMIAMRYGTVPIVRETGGLADTVIPYNQYTKKGLGFTFANYDAFDLKDAVYRALYVYQDQNAWQDIVRADMAADHSWLRSASEYEAIYRDITGME, encoded by the coding sequence ATGAAAGTACTTTTCGTCACATCAGAATGTCATCCTTTCATAAAAACCGGAGGACTGGGCGATGTCGCCTGGTCCTTGCCCCGTGCGCTGAAAGAAGAAGGAATCGAAGTGGCGGTGATTCTGCCGAAATATACTCAGATCCCTTCCCGCTATCGGGATAAAATGAAGCATGTGGCCCACTTTACGGTGAATGTATCCTACCGCCAGCAGTACTGCGGGGTCGAAAGCTTAAAAATCGACGGGATTACTTACTATTTCATCGACAGCATGTATTATTTCGACCGGGAAGGCACTTACGGCTACATTGACGATGGCGAGCGGTTTTCCTTCTTTTCCCAGGCTGTCATCGAAGCAATGGAGAAGATCTCGTTTATTCCGGATGTCCTTCATTGCAATGACTGGCATACGGCTATCATTCCGCTCCTCCTCAAAGTCAAGTATTCCTGGATCCAAGCATATCAGGACATCAAGACCGTCCTGACGATCCACAACCTGAAATTTCAGGGGATTTTCCCTTTTGAAGCACTGGGTGACCTCCTGTCTGTAGGTGATTCTGTCATGGTCGATACCGGAGTGGAATACTATGGCAATGTCAATTACATGAAGGGCGGAATCAATTACGCGGACTGGGTGACAACCGTTTCTCCCACCTACGCCCGGGAGATCAAATACCCCTTCTATGGCGAGGGACTTCATGGACTGATGAGCCGGATCGATTCCAAACTGACCGGCATCCTTAACGGCATCGATACGAAAATCAATGATCCTTCAACGGATCAGTTTATTCCGTTCAATTATTCCCTGAAGGACCTCTCCGGCAAGAAACTGTGCAAACGGGCTCTGCAGGACGAACTGGGACTGCCGCAAAAAGAGGTTCCGCTCATCGGAATCATCTCCCGTTTGACAGACCAGAAAGGTTTTGATATTCTTGCTAAAGGTCTGGAAGAACTCCTGAATCAGGAACTCCAGATGGTGGTTGTCGGAACCGGAGAACGAAAGTATGAGGATATGTTCAACTACTTCGCATTTCAGTATCCCGAGAAGATCTCCAGTCAGATTAAATTTGATCTGGGGCTGGCTCAGCGCGTATACGCCGGATGTGATATGATTCTTGTGCCGTCCCAGTTTGAACCCTGCGGTCTGACTCAGATGATTGCCATGCGCTATGGGACGGTGCCGATTGTCCGGGAGACCGGCGGTCTGGCAGATACTGTCATCCCGTACAACCAATATACAAAAAAAGGTCTTGGCTTTACCTTCGCGAATTATGATGCCTTTGATCTGAAAGATGCCGTCTATCGGGCATTGTATGTTTACCAGGACCAAAATGCCTGGCAGGACATCGTGCGCGCGGATATGGCGGCGGATCACAGCTGGCTTCGGTCAGCCAGTGAATATGAGGCGATTTATCGCGATATCACAGGAATGGAGTAA
- the glgD gene encoding glucose-1-phosphate adenylyltransferase subunit GlgD translates to MAKINRVLGLINLVEPDFQMKSLTAHRPVAAIPFGGRYRIIDFVLSNMSAAGIDTIGIYLQDKERSLMDHIRSGRPWDMDRMSGGIFYFSPHSTPDHSYDLKGDIMNYYNNIDIMDKSNCEYAVIAGSNMVMNIDLKEVVDAHVESKADVTVVYKNYDSSDPYYNNAYVVNTDDDGKVRSFGIKIVKRAGQNTTEMTKVSTEIYVLKVSLLKELIEDAVSSGGSVYMREVLHDAARLYNYRGHEFKGFIAFISSIGNYYNSNMDLLNEKHLMDLFYGSTKINTKIRNENPSYYGPESNVTNSLIANGCEIEGEVVNSILFRRVIVEKGARIENSIIMQNGTIKAGANLKNCIADKNVIVSEGQIMSGTEKNPLVLVKDSVI, encoded by the coding sequence ATGGCTAAAATTAACCGGGTCTTAGGCCTGATCAATCTGGTGGAACCTGATTTTCAGATGAAATCCCTGACGGCACATCGACCGGTGGCAGCCATTCCGTTTGGCGGGCGTTATCGAATCATCGACTTTGTGCTCTCCAACATGAGTGCTGCCGGCATTGACACCATCGGCATCTATCTGCAGGACAAGGAACGGTCCCTGATGGACCATATCCGCTCCGGCAGGCCCTGGGACATGGACCGCATGTCCGGAGGTATCTTCTATTTCTCGCCGCACTCCACGCCCGATCACAGCTATGATCTCAAGGGCGACATCATGAACTACTACAACAACATCGATATCATGGACAAGTCAAACTGCGAGTATGCAGTCATTGCCGGCTCCAACATGGTCATGAACATCGACCTGAAGGAAGTGGTGGACGCCCATGTCGAGTCCAAGGCTGACGTAACGGTGGTCTATAAGAATTACGACTCCAGCGATCCCTACTATAACAATGCCTATGTAGTAAATACCGATGACGATGGCAAAGTTCGTTCGTTCGGCATTAAGATTGTCAAGCGAGCCGGTCAGAATACGACGGAGATGACCAAGGTGTCCACGGAGATCTATGTTCTCAAAGTCAGCCTGCTCAAGGAACTGATTGAGGATGCCGTCTCCAGCGGCGGCTCTGTCTATATGCGGGAGGTTCTCCATGACGCGGCCCGGCTCTACAATTACCGCGGTCACGAATTCAAGGGCTTTATCGCCTTCATCTCATCCATCGGCAATTATTACAACTCCAATATGGATTTGCTTAATGAGAAGCACCTGATGGATCTGTTTTATGGCAGCACGAAGATCAATACGAAGATTCGGAACGAAAATCCTTCATACTACGGACCGGAATCAAACGTCACCAATTCTCTGATCGCGAATGGCTGCGAAATTGAAGGGGAAGTAGTGAACTCCATTCTGTTCCGTCGGGTCATTGTTGAAAAAGGGGCACGGATTGAAAACTCCATCATTATGCAAAACGGAACCATCAAAGCCGGTGCGAACCTGAAGAATTGCATTGCGGATAAAAATGTCATCGTGTCAGAAGGACAGATCATGTCCGGAACCGAAAAAAATCCGCTGGTTCTGGTCAAAGATTCAGTGATTTAA
- a CDS encoding glucose-1-phosphate adenylyltransferase, with protein sequence MKDMMLAMILAGGQGSRLGPLTRNLAKPAVPFGGKYRIIDFVLSNCANSKIRKAAVLTQYQPLILNEHIGNGSPWDLNGRDGGVSILQPFASATEEKWFKGTAHAIYQNLPYIEAVDAEYVLILSGDHVYKMNYEKMLNFHKQKKAALTIAVIEVPWDEASRFGIMATDENMFITEFAEKPKEPKSNLASMGIYIFSFDALKKYLTIKDENGDGMIDFGHDVIPRMIKDQEAVVAYPFKGYWKDVGTIESLWEANMDLIDPDSELKIQDQSWRIYSVNHTMPPQYITSDAKVRESLIVEGCIVHGEVCHSVLSMGVRIGKGSLVKDSIIMSNTVIGDNCVINKAMIGENCRIADGQTIGDGQTIQVVAESSVVGGAE encoded by the coding sequence ATGAAGGATATGATGCTCGCAATGATCCTGGCCGGTGGCCAGGGATCCAGACTGGGTCCTCTCACCAGGAACCTGGCCAAACCAGCCGTTCCATTTGGTGGAAAATACCGAATTATTGATTTTGTCCTGTCCAACTGTGCCAATTCTAAAATCCGCAAGGCCGCGGTCCTGACTCAGTACCAGCCGCTGATTCTGAATGAGCATATTGGAAACGGAAGCCCCTGGGACCTGAACGGAAGGGACGGCGGCGTATCCATTCTCCAGCCCTTTGCCTCAGCGACTGAGGAAAAATGGTTTAAGGGGACGGCTCATGCCATTTATCAGAACCTGCCCTACATCGAAGCCGTGGACGCGGAATATGTCCTGATTCTGTCCGGTGACCATGTCTATAAAATGAACTATGAAAAGATGCTGAATTTCCATAAGCAAAAGAAAGCCGCTTTGACCATTGCCGTCATTGAAGTGCCATGGGACGAAGCTTCCCGATTCGGCATCATGGCAACCGACGAGAATATGTTCATCACCGAGTTCGCGGAAAAGCCGAAGGAACCCAAGAGCAATCTGGCATCCATGGGCATCTACATCTTCAGTTTTGACGCGCTGAAGAAATATCTCACCATCAAGGACGAAAACGGCGATGGCATGATTGATTTCGGTCATGACGTGATTCCCCGTATGATCAAGGATCAGGAGGCGGTCGTGGCGTATCCCTTCAAGGGCTACTGGAAGGACGTCGGAACCATTGAATCGCTCTGGGAAGCTAATATGGATCTGATCGATCCAGACTCCGAGCTGAAAATTCAGGATCAGTCCTGGAGAATTTACTCGGTCAATCATACGATGCCGCCGCAGTATATCACCAGTGATGCCAAAGTGAGGGAATCACTGATCGTTGAAGGCTGCATTGTTCACGGCGAAGTCTGCCATTCTGTACTGTCCATGGGCGTCCGGATCGGCAAAGGATCCCTGGTCAAGGATTCCATCATTATGTCTAATACGGTCATCGGGGACAACTGTGTCATCAACAAGGCGATGATCGGTGAAAACTGCCGGATCGCCGACGGGCAGACCATAGGCGATGGTCAGACCATTCAGGTGGTTGCGGAATCCAGTGTCGTAGGAGGTGCAGAATAA
- the glgB gene encoding 1,4-alpha-glucan branching protein GlgB: MTINKRSKVPAKAGPVVDPGYLFNKGENYQAYRYLGAHREGEGWVFRVWAPRAAHIELTGEFNHWGGQPMARQEDTGIWEGRVDGDVEGALYKYRIFHHDGKVVLKSDPFAFASEVRPGTASRVSELQPMTWHDANWLRQRRAFNPYKNPLSIYEVHLGSWMRHPDGRFYNYSELKERLIPYVSEMGYTHIEIMPIMEHPNDESWGYQVTGFYSPTSRYGTAEMFREFVDAAHQAGIGIILDWVPSHYVTDEHGLRYFDGTATYEPMDYNKAYNEGWGTMHFDFSKHEVQSFLISNAWYYINEFHVDGLRLDAVSSMIYLDYAGKSFIPNEQGGNTDLAALEFLKQLNTVIRAHFPGVLMMAEESTAYAGMTEPVEEGGLGFHYKWNMGWMNDILRYIEILPEHRVFNQRLLNFSFMYAFKEKYILPFSHDEVVHGKKSLVEKQPMDLYNKFAGFRLLMSYMFMHPGKKLNFMTNDIAQWMEWRYYTELEWVGLQNEKHAGAQNLMRQLNQLYSRERCLYENETESDCIDILDVENPQCLVKFLRRGGRKKDFMVCLFNFDYAQLEGIRIGVPYEGVYEEVINTELREFGGVWNETQGRFESKKGETDGMPYYIEVISPSLSGLIIRPVALKGDRRRSTDIKN, translated from the coding sequence ATGACGATCAACAAAAGAAGTAAAGTACCTGCAAAGGCGGGTCCCGTAGTGGATCCGGGATATCTGTTCAACAAGGGCGAAAATTACCAGGCATACCGCTACCTCGGAGCGCACCGCGAGGGCGAGGGCTGGGTTTTCCGCGTCTGGGCTCCCCGTGCCGCGCACATTGAACTGACCGGTGAATTCAATCACTGGGGGGGCCAGCCCATGGCTCGCCAGGAGGATACCGGCATCTGGGAAGGTCGGGTGGACGGTGATGTGGAAGGGGCACTGTATAAATACCGGATCTTCCATCATGACGGCAAGGTGGTCCTGAAATCGGATCCGTTTGCCTTTGCCAGTGAAGTGCGTCCCGGGACAGCGTCCCGAGTCTCTGAACTGCAGCCCATGACCTGGCATGATGCCAACTGGCTGCGTCAGCGGCGGGCGTTCAATCCCTACAAGAATCCCCTGAGCATCTATGAGGTTCACCTGGGGTCGTGGATGCGTCATCCGGACGGGCGCTTCTACAACTATTCAGAACTGAAGGAACGGCTGATTCCTTATGTCAGCGAAATGGGCTACACCCATATCGAGATCATGCCCATCATGGAACATCCCAATGATGAGTCCTGGGGCTATCAGGTCACCGGATTCTATTCACCGACCAGCCGCTACGGGACAGCGGAGATGTTCCGGGAATTTGTTGATGCGGCGCATCAAGCCGGGATTGGAATCATTCTGGACTGGGTACCGAGCCATTATGTGACCGATGAACACGGACTGCGCTACTTTGACGGCACGGCCACCTATGAGCCGATGGACTACAACAAGGCTTACAACGAAGGCTGGGGAACGATGCATTTCGACTTCTCCAAGCACGAAGTGCAAAGCTTTCTGATTTCCAATGCCTGGTACTATATCAACGAATTCCACGTCGATGGCCTGCGGCTGGATGCGGTTTCTTCCATGATTTACCTTGACTATGCCGGAAAGAGCTTTATCCCCAATGAACAGGGTGGAAATACCGATCTGGCCGCCCTGGAGTTCCTGAAGCAGCTCAACACGGTTATCCGAGCTCATTTCCCCGGGGTGCTCATGATGGCAGAAGAGTCCACGGCTTATGCCGGCATGACGGAGCCGGTGGAAGAAGGGGGCCTGGGCTTCCATTACAAATGGAATATGGGCTGGATGAACGATATTCTGCGCTATATCGAAATCCTGCCGGAACATCGGGTTTTCAACCAGCGGCTTCTGAATTTCTCCTTCATGTATGCTTTCAAGGAAAAGTACATCCTGCCTTTTTCCCATGATGAAGTGGTGCATGGCAAGAAATCCCTGGTGGAAAAACAGCCGATGGATCTCTACAACAAGTTCGCCGGCTTCCGGCTGCTCATGAGCTATATGTTCATGCATCCGGGCAAAAAATTAAACTTCATGACCAATGACATTGCCCAGTGGATGGAATGGCGCTACTATACAGAACTGGAATGGGTTGGGCTGCAGAATGAGAAGCACGCCGGGGCTCAGAACCTGATGCGGCAGCTGAATCAGCTCTACAGCCGCGAACGGTGCCTGTATGAGAATGAAACGGAAAGTGACTGCATCGACATTCTGGATGTTGAAAATCCCCAGTGCCTGGTTAAGTTCCTGCGCCGGGGCGGCCGCAAGAAGGACTTCATGGTATGCCTGTTCAACTTTGATTATGCCCAACTCGAGGGGATCCGAATCGGAGTCCCTTATGAGGGGGTTTATGAAGAAGTCATCAATACGGAACTGCGGGAGTTCGGCGGCGTCTGGAATGAAACTCAGGGCCGGTTTGAATCGAAAAAGGGGGAGACCGACGGCATGCCTTACTATATCGAAGTCATCAGTCCCTCTTTGTCGGGTTTAATCATTCGGCCGGTTGCTCTCAAAGGTGACCGCAGACGCAGCACAGACATTAAAAACTGA
- a CDS encoding RluA family pseudouridine synthase: MATPKETRPRNVLRIEVDEKYQGKRLRDFLRDELKLSGRNIKRLAMDRQIYIGRKSVHLDYRIQGKELLRINLDREESQDMLEVPMDLAIVYEDSSLIVVNKPPFLVVHPTKNHKDDTLTNGLLWHFKEHHDPAIVRLVSRLDMNTSGLVLVAKNQFTHSAFARYRGGEKPVKTYLGITEGIWDHRQGTMDGPIYWPDPDDHRRCVHELGQPSLTHYEVLTEFSGFSLVKFVLGSGRTHQIRVHASHMGHPLVGDELYGGPLLSERPRQLLHAWRLELLHPMTKEWIRLEAPVPPDMEVFIREHGGTFNASEAERTIDWEAVGTVSGGGVGDSNNNEQSIGL; encoded by the coding sequence ATGGCAACACCGAAAGAAACCAGACCAAGAAATGTCCTTCGGATTGAAGTGGACGAAAAATACCAGGGAAAACGACTGAGGGATTTCCTGCGGGACGAATTGAAGCTGTCCGGCCGCAACATCAAGCGGCTGGCTATGGACCGTCAGATCTACATTGGGCGCAAAAGCGTCCATCTGGATTACCGGATTCAAGGCAAGGAACTCCTTCGGATTAATCTGGACCGGGAGGAGAGCCAGGATATGCTGGAAGTTCCCATGGACCTGGCTATTGTCTATGAGGATTCCAGTCTCATCGTGGTGAACAAACCGCCCTTCCTGGTAGTGCATCCGACGAAAAATCATAAGGACGATACCCTGACCAACGGGTTGCTCTGGCACTTTAAGGAACATCACGACCCGGCCATTGTCCGACTGGTTTCACGCCTGGACATGAACACCTCCGGACTGGTTCTGGTGGCAAAAAATCAGTTTACTCATTCCGCCTTTGCCCGCTACCGGGGAGGCGAGAAGCCTGTTAAGACCTATCTTGGCATTACGGAAGGAATCTGGGATCACCGACAAGGAACGATGGACGGTCCGATCTACTGGCCAGATCCGGACGATCATCGCCGCTGCGTCCACGAGCTGGGTCAGCCCAGTTTGACTCATTATGAAGTGCTGACCGAATTTTCCGGCTTCAGCCTGGTCAAGTTTGTCCTGGGCAGTGGTCGAACCCATCAAATCCGGGTGCACGCCAGCCACATGGGACACCCCCTGGTGGGGGATGAACTGTATGGCGGGCCCCTGCTGAGCGAGCGTCCCCGTCAGCTGCTCCATGCCTGGCGACTGGAACTTCTGCATCCCATGACCAAAGAATGGATTCGACTGGAAGCACCGGTGCCCCCAGATATGGAGGTTTTCATCCGGGAACACGGCGGAACCTTCAATGCGTCTGAAGCAGAGCGCACGATTGACTGGGAAGCGGTTGGGACCGTTTCCGGCGGCGGGGTGGGGGATTCGAACAATAATGAACAGTCAATCGGCCTTTAA
- the yqeK gene encoding bis(5'-nucleosyl)-tetraphosphatase (symmetrical) YqeK, whose protein sequence is MGRTKDIKRYLKNNLDKRRYEHTLNTRRTAEQLAKAHVCFESRSQRRMFLKKVRLAALLHDADKGQNPERLWQQLAAEGSNDLALIKPYREVWHAFSAAITARDRFGVTDPDLLNALRYHTTGRAGMSDLEKIIYLADYIEPGRHFPGVEEIRQASQLGLDEGCLAALRHAASYLQQRGAEICPYTLDAGRELSRHGNTERNQTKKCPSD, encoded by the coding sequence ATGGGCAGGACGAAAGACATCAAGAGATACCTGAAGAATAATCTGGATAAACGGCGCTACGAGCACACATTGAACACCCGACGCACAGCCGAACAGCTGGCAAAGGCTCATGTGTGCTTTGAGTCGCGGTCCCAGCGCCGAATGTTTCTGAAAAAAGTCCGTCTGGCAGCCCTGCTGCATGATGCAGACAAGGGGCAGAATCCGGAGCGGCTCTGGCAGCAGCTGGCGGCAGAAGGGTCGAATGACCTGGCGCTGATTAAGCCCTACCGGGAAGTCTGGCATGCTTTTTCAGCAGCCATAACTGCCAGAGACCGCTTCGGAGTGACCGATCCGGATCTGTTGAATGCCCTGCGGTATCATACGACGGGGCGGGCCGGCATGTCGGACCTGGAGAAAATAATCTATCTGGCCGATTATATCGAGCCGGGCCGCCACTTTCCGGGCGTGGAGGAGATTCGTCAGGCATCTCAGCTGGGCCTGGACGAAGGCTGCCTGGCGGCGCTGCGGCACGCAGCCAGTTATTTGCAGCAGCGGGGAGCAGAGATCTGTCCGTACACACTGGACGCAGGGAGGGAACTGAGCAGGCATGGCAACACCGAAAGAAACCAGACCAAGAAATGTCCTTCGGATTGA
- the nadD gene encoding nicotinate-nucleotide adenylyltransferase, which yields MKRGIVGGTFDPIHVAHCYLMEECAELLDLDQLLVIPNGDPPHKDDGVTQASHRLAMAELATRDYDRLEVSDMEIKESQVSYTWLTLTRLKKQYPEDELYFIMGGDSMAQFRSWKQPETILRLAHLVCFDRPGHRREEVMASADWIRSQGGHVTLIDSLELEISSTDIRQRVASGRPHRSFLHPAVYQYIHEQGLYQTAEPMIEVAEETALTEETPETPETAETPETAGEAIPREPGGAGSEINE from the coding sequence ATGAAGCGGGGCATCGTCGGCGGAACGTTTGATCCTATCCACGTTGCTCACTGCTATCTGATGGAAGAGTGTGCCGAGCTGCTGGATCTGGATCAGCTTCTGGTGATTCCCAATGGGGATCCACCCCATAAAGATGACGGAGTCACCCAGGCCAGCCACCGCCTGGCCATGGCAGAACTGGCAACCAGAGACTATGACCGGCTGGAAGTCAGTGATATGGAAATCAAAGAATCTCAGGTCAGCTACACCTGGCTGACCCTCACCCGATTGAAGAAACAGTATCCCGAGGATGAGCTCTATTTCATCATGGGAGGGGATTCAATGGCTCAGTTCAGAAGCTGGAAGCAGCCTGAAACAATACTGCGGCTAGCCCACCTGGTCTGTTTTGACCGACCCGGTCATCGCCGTGAGGAAGTCATGGCTTCAGCAGACTGGATTCGGTCCCAGGGCGGACATGTCACGCTGATTGATTCCCTGGAGCTGGAGATTTCTTCGACCGACATTCGGCAGCGGGTGGCGTCGGGACGCCCCCACCGGTCGTTCCTGCATCCGGCTGTCTACCAGTATATTCATGAGCAGGGTCTGTATCAGACGGCAGAACCAATGATCGAAGTGGCCGAAGAGACGGCACTGACTGAAGAGACTCCAGAGACTCCAGAGACTGCAGAGACTCCAGAGACCGCTGGGGAAGCTATCCCAAGGGAACCCGGTGGAGCCGGCTCGGAAATCAACGAGTAA